One genomic region from Chiloscyllium plagiosum isolate BGI_BamShark_2017 chromosome 21, ASM401019v2, whole genome shotgun sequence encodes:
- the dnase1 gene encoding deoxyribonuclease-1 → MQQLITLLILACAVNIVSSIKISAFNIKAFGDSKMSNATIADIIVNLVQRYDIILIQEVRDADLSAVKTLMNKLNSPSKEIYSYIVSDPLGHSTYKERYLFVYRNSKVSVVNSYLYNDGSEKTGHDIFSREPFLVKFSLPYSAICDFIIIPQHTSPSSAVKEIDALYDVFLDAKTKLGTDNMLIMGDLNADCSYVKPSDWAYIRLRKDNQFQWLIPDSADTTSAITTNCAYDRIIAVGSEMNNAVIDGSAGIYNFSKVFNFNNKMTLAVSDHYPVEVSLGTA, encoded by the exons ATGCAGCAGTTAATCACATTATTAATCCTGGCCTGTGCAGTGAATATAGTCAGCTCAATTAAAATTTCTGCTTTCAACATTAAAGCCTTTGGAGACAGCAAAATGTCAAATGCCACCATTGCTGACATCATTGTTAAT CTTGTTCAAAGGTACGACATTATCCTAATACAAGAAGTCCGTGATGCTGACTTGAGTGCTGTCAAGACCCTAATGAATAAACTCAACAG CCCCTCTAAAGAAATCTATTCGTACATTGTCAGTGATCCACTTGGACATAGCACCTATAAAGAAAGATACCTCTTTGTGTACAG AAACTCAAAAGTGTCTGTGGTCAACAGTTATCTCTACAATGATGGTTCTGAAAAGACTGGTCATGATATTTTCAGTCGGGAACCATTTCTTGTGAAGTTTTCTTTACCCTATTCAG CCATTTGTGATTTCATTATCATACCGCAGCACACATCGCCTTCATCAGCAGTAAAGGAAATAGATGCCCTGTATGATGTCTTTCTTGATGCTAAGACGAAGTTGGGAACTGAC AACATGCTGATCATGGGTGATCTAAATGCAGATTGTTCTTACGTCAAACCAAGTGACTGGGCTTATATTCGCTTACGCAAGGACAACCAATTCCAATGGCTTATTCCAGATTCTGCAGATACTACTTCTGCCATTACAACAAACTGCGCTTATGACAG AATCATAGCTGTTGGCTCAGAAATGAACAATGCTGTAATTGATGGATCAGCTGGTATTTATAATTTCAGTAAAGTTTTCAATTTCAACAATAAAATG aCTCTTGCAGTTAGTGACCATTATCCAGTGGAAGTAAGTCTTGGTACTGCATAA
- the eci1 gene encoding enoyl-CoA delta isomerase 1, mitochondrial isoform X3 has translation MTVELDSNTGVAVIQMKKPPVNSLSLEFLTEFAINMEKLEMDRECRGVVLTSSIPKIFSAGLDINEMYGKTPEHSGEFWRAVQEMWLKLYGSNMVTIAAINGSSPAGGCLMALACDYRIMADNPKYAIGLNETKLGIVAPFWFKDSIINVIGRRATEHSLQLGLMYSASDALKVGLVDQLVPQDKIMTHALSVMSEWLAIPDHARQITKSMMRKPTLDRLLTNRESDIQNFVNFISKDSIQKSLQLYLEMLKQRKS, from the exons GAGTTGCAGTGATTCAGATGAAGAAACCTCCAGTTAACAGTCTAAGCCTGGAATTCCTCACAGAATTTGCCATTAATATGGAGAAACTTGAAATGGACAGAGAATGTCGGGGTGTAGTTCTCACTTCC TCTATTCCTAAGATCTTTTCTGCTGGCTTGGATATCAATGAGATGTATGGGAAGACACCAGAGCATTCTGGGGAGTTCTGGAGAGCTGTTCAGGAAATGTGGTTGAAGTTGTATGGCTCCAATATGGTGACAATAGCTGCAATCAAT GGATCCAGCCCTGCTGGTGGATGCCTCATGGCATTAGCATGTGACTACCGAATTATGGCAGATAATCCAAAGTATGCAATAGGGCTAAATGAAACCAAACTTGGAATTGTTGCACCATTCTG GTTCAAGGATTCCATTATTAATGTCATTGGAAGAAGGGCCACAGAGCATTCTCTCCAGCTTGGTCTCATGTATAGTGCTTCAGATGCCTTGAAAGTTGGACTTGTCGATCAACTGGTACCACAAGATAAAATTATGACACATGCTTTGAGTGTAATGTCAGAATGGCTGGCTATTCCAG ATCATGCTCGACAAATTACCAAATCCATGATGAGGAAACCAACACTCGATCGACTTCTAACCAACAGAGAATCAGACATACAAAATTTTGTTAATTTCATCAGTAAAGATTCCATTCAGAAGTCTCTCCAATTGTACTTGGAGATGCTGAAGCAAAGAAAAAGCTAA